Below is a genomic region from Drosophila kikkawai strain 14028-0561.14 chromosome X, DkikHiC1v2, whole genome shotgun sequence.
TCGCCCGAATTGGAATCATTCTCCTCCTCAATCCTTGCAGGATTGGATTCCTCCGATGACTTCAGGCTCACAATGCTGGCATTATCGCCATGCGAATGTGGCCGAAAACCTGGACCCGGTGGCAAATTCTTTTGGACGCAACAATTGACGCCGGGACTGAAATGCAGCTCGACATGGAAACGTTCCTCGGATGTGGGATCCTTGGTGGGATCCTCGTACAGCATAATCACAATCTGTGACATGTAATTCAGTTCGGATACCATGGATATATAGTCCATGGCGCGACGCCATTGCTCATCGGTGACAACATTGAGGAGCTCGCCATAGCGTAAAACCGTGAGCAACGAATGGACATGCGATTCGCTGGTAAAATACAACCTCGTACGGACATGCCGCTGGGGACTGGCAACGCCATGACTATAATGCGGATTCAAACGATTCATAAACTCATCCTCCACCTCGTCAATGTTGTGCTGCAGATCGCCCTTGATCTTGCGCAGCAACGGTGAACAAATGCCTTGGCCAATGGCCAGTTTCTCCTGCGGCGTCAGGCCATATTCCTGCGGTATCACTATATCGGCCAGATTCTTGGCATAAATATACAACTCCTCGGCCTGATCGTACTGCAATGTGTGCTGATTGTGCTGCAAATCGTACTTGATGCAATCGTAAATGTCGGGTATCTTGGAGATGTCGAAGAGCTTCGATTTGGTACTGAAATCCTTTTCGATTTTCTCCCAGCGACAACGCATTAGGTCCCAGGTTTCGCCATGATAGAGGATAGCATCCTTGGTCTTGGGATCGTCCTTCTTGATGCTAATGATGTGGAGTAGCTCGCGGATGAGCAGCAGGACATGGTGACAACAGTCCACTGGGTTCTTGACAAAGTCCAGAGCCTGGGTGATGGATTTGCTGTTGCAGGGATTGATCAGTTCGCGGTCTACCTTGGTGAACTCGCGATCGTTCTGCATGAGCTCGTGCAGGCGACCCTTGGCCCTGGAAGGGGGATTAATTAATATAGATATTGGTATTCAGTAATTTTCTTGTGGGTTTTCTTACATAaacttattaattttaatatttaatatttaatttattttatatttttaatatttaattatttaggaATGTACATTTATCGATAGGGAAAATATCAATATTCCATCGAGAGCATTAAATTTGAGAtatcgaaattttaaatattgaaaaatattgaatttaaaagtaaataatctatgataataaattattatattttaataaaacccTCGGGGGTTttctaatattaattttttattttattttattaattttttagatttttttgaTGTAAATCGAAAGGAAAATTCCAATAATATCAAAGCAATTTCAATATCCTATTAAAAGCTTCCTAAAAGTTAATAtatcgaaattttaaatattaaaaaatattgaatttaaaattaaaaaatcagtataagagaaaattattaaattttacttaaaaaaaaaaattatataatcgAACAATAtcatatttaaagtaaaatatttataatctatatatattatatttaaacttcaaattatcgataaatatatatataaaaaaaatatatatatatataaaattaaaaaaaaaaattaaaacaaaatttacaccacatttatatttaatcgatatattaaggggggggtaaggtatttaattttttttttcgtaaatttttttttattttttattttaaaagttcaatatcttaagaatattgtgtccaagttttacatcaatcaaagtaaaattgacgaagttatgcggagttgaacgaaggtcgtctggtgttcaatgcatgagaatcacaaagtttaaagcgctctcctgaaaaatgccattttgaaaatcggtgtacacgataactaaaaatatactgaaccaatcggtttgaaatttggaacataacttctttagataattctacaggtattctcgtcgagctttttttaatttttaattttcttatattttttatttaacaaattaacttaattttttagtcaaaaatcggggttttgacttcaaattttgataaaaaatagggaaaaaattttaaaaataaaaacgcttcgagaatacctcgggacacttatcctttaacgaatgaggtataatttttgtagatcggatgattctgtggacagttaggatgtacaccgcaaaccaactttttttggaggcgactcgggagattccctataactcctctacctctaaatatttttcaatacaaaatttatcacaaactgttgaaatgttgtgttattatatggtatttaattcgttaagctagctttagccgtttcgccacaacatttttttgaaaagtgggcatttttgcaccgaattaaccttaccccccccttaaacataatatcgatttttcaaaaaccgtacaaaaaatcgattttcatatcgattaattgttattttcaTCAAAAAAGCTACTCACAGATTCTGATACTTGCTGGAATCGCAGTCATTGTCCAGCAGCCCATTGGTATTGGCGCTCTTCACCATTTGGACAAGAATGGGCGTCAGCTCTCCCTCCAGGGCCAGCAGACCCTTGGCAAAAGCGGCAGCGGTCATTTGGACACGCCCCTCGTCCGAGGCATAGATTTTCAAATCATGACGGAATGTGGAGTGTAACCTGGTTTCCAAATAAAACATCATCAACTACAAGAGTTTTCCAACTAAAATCGAAGGAACTTCCTACCTCAAGAGTCCCAATCCCTGGGTGCCCGAATAATCCGCTCTACCCTGTCCACCCGGATACATGCACCGAAAGATGCGGCCCAGCTCCTCCGCCTGAATGCGACCCGCCGGTGTTAGTTCACCGCCCCACTTGAGGATGAGGACCAGCGATGGCTCCGCCGGCTGATCGGCTGCTAGATTGGCTTCACATTGGTTAGTACTCATCGTTGGGAGTTGGACTTTTCTAGTACTTACTGTCATCGGAGCTGGAGCCACGGGGTCGTCCCTTGGGCTGGTATTTCATTTGCACCTTGCGATTGATGCCCGAAAAGTGACCGTACATCTCGAGGACATTCTTTAGCTGCTCCAGCTTGCTCTCCTTCTCCTCGATCTCGGCATGGGCCTTGGTGTGGATCTCGCTAAGCAGGAAGCGGGCAATGTCCAGGATCTCCTGCAGCTGCTTGGGTCGCTTGAGCTTGACATGGCCCAGCTTGTAGCCATTGTACTTGGCAAAGATTTCAAAGAATCtgggaaaaaaagggaaataaataaagcaaaagcCTGATAGTAAGGATAATGGATCTACTCACTTCGGATGCCGCACCTCCACCTTCATCTTCTGCTTGGGCGTACGATCACCATGACGTATAACAGCCACCACGCAGCGCAGTTCCATCATCTTGCCAAAGGTGGTGGGCACAATGGGTGGATCATCCAGTTGGAAGGGCACAGACCAGGGTATATGCAGCGTTGGCGTTAGCTCCCTCAATATCATATTGCCCAGAATCTTGGCACAGTCAtcgtaatatttatttgaattcttCACGAAACTAAAACCATTCACATCGCAGACATAGCTCTTGCCATTGGCTCGTAGCAAATCAAAGCCGCAAACCGTTTGCTTAAAGGCCAGACACACCTTCCGGGAGATGAGCTTCTCGGAGTGATTTAGAATGACAGGATAGCGTATCTCCTTGCCCTCGCTATCGCGTTCAACTTTGCCATCCAGGGCAGGACTCTTGCGTGCCTCCGCATGGGCATAGTCGGGACCCACAGTGTAGACCTTGACATCGGTGCCTGAAAAGTATACTAAGTTGTAAAGGTGATGCTGGATTCAGTGCGTTCGACTGGCGGCCACTGGTGTGTTTCGTTTGGgtgtttctttatttctatttatttttatatatttaaattgatttttgtttgtgttttttcggtttatttttcttatttttaatttttgtattaaaaaatttatatcaGTGAACTTGACGATGAGCGGCGCGTGCGGAGCGAGACGCAGGACAAGGCACAATGAGCGATGCTTCGTTGCAGGATTAGATCAAAGACAATAAAAGCTATAAGATGCATAGCGCCAAAGGTAAACTCTAAGCTCTCTGGAGAGAGAGCGCATCTACTACGCTCTCTCTTAGCTCTCTTCAGAGAGAGCGCATCTATTTCGCTCTCTCTTAGCTCTCTACAGAGAGAGCGCAACTTTTACGCTCTCAAATTTAGCTAAAGAGAGAGAGGCGTTATGCATTTTATAGTTACTAAGATGCATAGCGCCAAGGGCTCTTTCTAAACTCTCTTGAGAGAGAGCGCAACTTTTACGCTCTCAAATTCagcaaaagagagcgagagaggcgTTATGCATCTTATAGCTACTAAAATCTTTCTTTAAAGTGAGTTTTAAAAAGTGTTTTGAGTTTCGAGTTTCGAGCCAAAGCCATAACAACAACAGACAGCCAGAGCGAGTATTGGATATGGTAAACAGGATATGGAAAGGATAAGGAATcaggtatatatataaaagagtATATATAGGATACACGGGATCTTGGCACAACAGCATTTGGAGCAAAGGGATTCAAAGAGAGAGCAAGTTGCATACCATCGGTGGGCATAAAATCCTCATAGATGAAGGAGCCTGTCTTGCGGACACGCGACTCTGGTGAATAAACGCTGCTCCGGCTGCCAATTTTACGAAAAAGCCGCTGGCTACCGCCACCCGCCGATGTGGGatagtatatataaatgttgtGATCCTCCGCCGAAACGGGTTTCTCCACAAACGGTTTGTTGAACGTAATGCCATTCACCTCCACATGGTCCTCGGATTCGATGAGTTCGTGATCTAAGTGGAAAGAGGGGTTTAAAAGATGTTAGTTTATTGTTACAAGCCAAATTTGATAGCTTTACTTACGCTTTGGATCTGGGGAATCCCGATCGAGGACAGCATAGCGCGGTATCTCGATGCCCTCCTTCTCCAGAATGGCATAGACCCGCCTGCGGTCCTGGATATCGTACTGCATATGCAGGTTGTTCAGCACAAAGGGATTCCGCAGCTGGGCATACTCGATGGCCTTCTCCAGCGGGAAGCCCTTCGAGTGGAACGAGACCAGGCAGTCGCAGGTGGGCCAATTCTGGACGGGTTCACGCAATATAACATTCTCCTCAAATGTCACCAGTTTGATAAACTCAAATTCCCCCAATCGTGTCAATATCTCCTTCATGGGCTTCGATTGGGTCTTCTTGGCCATGGCACAGATACCAACGACCACCTGTTTGCTATTGCTGGACGAGGTGCTCGTATCGGAGTCCATGCCGTCATTGCTATCCCCGAAATCGGTGTCGCCCTTTAAGAAATATGAGAATATTGGATTATGAATATGATGATGGGGTTGTTTCTTGGTTAATTCCGTTGGTATTTTGAGCATGATGAAAGGGGGTTTTAAAAACAAGAGGTGCTTGATGCAGGCTGGCAGGCAGTTAATAAATCCTCTCCGAActttctttttgttatttttttcacaGTGAACTGTgatcaaaaacaaataaataataatacacgAAACTAAGCCAAGCAATTAGTGATTGATTTTGCCCCTGGCAACTCATTGGCTTTGGGATTAAGTCAGTCAATCTATCAATCAATAAGTAAATCAATCAGTCTATCATTCAATCTATCATACAATCTATCATTCAATCCCTCTACCCTTCAATCAATCAACCTTTCAACTAACCCAAAGAGACCTACATTCAAACACACATCGCAGAAGCAGAAATCATCGCTATCCTCATCGCTGCCATGCATCGGTCCATAATCTTCGTAATCGCTGACATTAAAGGGTCCATATTCCCCATCATCATcttcgttttggtttttagccatttttagGGGATTCCCAGCCTCCATTTGGCCACGAACTCCGGCACTTTGACTCCTTCGCTGACGTTGCAACAAACGATTTCGACGCAAACGATCACGATCTCGGGCACGACCACGACGTCGTCGATTTATGCCTCCATCCAAGCTGTGCCGGCGTTGATTGTGCTGCGactcttggccagcagcatcACTACCATCGGTGGTCTGGTGATGCTCCGAGTCAGGAGGCAATATGGTGGCAGCTGTCACAGCCGCCGCTTcagctgcagcggcagctgccGCCTCAAGTTTCTTTTTGTGCCGTTGATGGCGAGAGCGGAGCTTCTTGAGACGCCACCAATCCTTGAACCAGGTCCATTCCATAATGTGTGTTGCCAACTCAGTTAGTTTTGAGgctgatttttttaaaaggtgtatttttaaaggattttttcagaacttttttaagaatatttcaaattttttaatttttaaatattttctttttaagcattttatatatattctttttatatttttaattgtttatatttataatacttttctttcactaaaaaataaatttaagaaatacctttttatttattttatttaaaatattccacatttatttaagtttttaaataatttttatagaggtaaggtattttctttttgttttttttattttatttttaaattttatatttatattacttttctttcattaaaaaatatatttaagctttttataaacatttaatattatgcagaaataattttaatattttatttaaaatatttcacacatattagatttatttagattttgtaGAGCCTTTTCaagtatttattaaaaattgtttaaggttcttcctttttgtatttttaaatattacattttttgttacactttctttatttaaaaacaaatgttgAACCATTTTTAATCATTCTACAttgcatatatttttgaatttaaaatatttcttcatttttcataaagaaaaacaattgttATACTCGCAAAGtgcaaaaacaaatgaaacttgaattattatttattcagcTTAGTAAGTCTCCCAAAATAAATCTTGATATATTTGTGAAAATAATTGAAGCTGTTTTTGCTGGCAACACACACAGCTAGGAAAACACGTACATTACGTGCCGGTGTCTCGAATTCCCCCAAAAACAGATGATCTAACCGGAGAAGCCGCGAAATACCcgtggaaaatatatatcgatagagcaaacacaaaaaaaccgAGCAACTCCGAGCTCCGAGTAACGACTAACGGAACCCAACTCAATCCAACTGAACTAAACCGAACTGAACTGAGGCGATCGAAATGATATAGTAGAACGCGGGATCTCGCTTGGGATCGAATCGGATCGCCACGGATCGGTGTTCAGGGCGCACGCCAATTGGTCTGCGCCCACTCTCAATGTCAGAGTGGAGAATCTCTGATGAGCTGGAGACAAAAGCACTGGGGGAAGAGTAGGGCAGGGAAGAGAGCCAGAGAAGCTGCTGCCgcacaaagagaaaaaaagataAGGGGCGaagcacttgaagaaaattgtgagagtttctataaattaatataatttttttaaggaaaaatatatgaaaaactttaatttttgtgatatttatacaaaatattatttttaaaattagtaataatatttttgaagattttaaaaattttaattaaattaagagaaTTTTGGgtacaattttaaaaactatttaaaaatattcaaacttTAAAGTctaaaaacttttgttttaaataccGATAAAAATCGATTAATTCGATAAAAAACAATACTAGTTCTTATAAGAGCCTcaaaagaaaaggaagaaCTTAAAgctgaaaaattatttatatttttgtttaatttaaattccaataatggtaattaatttttaatttaattttttgtttgttatcaAAAAGTAAATCGATATaatcaataattattaattgtgcaattttttagaattttctttctttcattttttgatagtttctttctttaaaaatatttatttataaaattattaaatttcttgcctttcttcatttttttcaccGAAATTCTAAAACCTATCTAGACATTTTTCACTGTACATTTGTGAGAGAGGGCGCTCTCTTTGTGTAATTGTTTCGACATACTGAAGGCGTCTTGTTATCTTGGTTGCTTTCATTTGTTGACGACACGACTTAACTACAACTTATATAGCGTACACGTCCGGCTGCCGATCGCACAGCGCAGTGTGTTAATgaaagcaacaaaagcaaaaacaaaagaaaataaacacctaaataaaagtaaaaacaaagaCAGCAACCCGATAAGAAATTCGCCCCCCTTTGCCATTTTCAATGGTTATGATAAGAGGCAATCTGCGATCTGCCAGAAAATCCTACCAAGCGCCCAATTGGCCAGGTAAATAATTGCTCTCTATATATAGATCAACCGTTTCAATAAAGATACTCGAAGTTAACAAGCGCTGTACCAATTAGCACCTGTgcaatctctctctctctatctctcacTCTCTGTGTGTTCATCTTGAAGGTGCAAATCAGACAGGCGAACAACTGAATCACGATTCatagatacaaagatacaaagatacagcTTATAGTCACAGGTGTAATAAACCCTAGAGACAGAAGCTCACCAAAGGGGGGGTTTGAGCTATTAAAACTTTAagcacttaattttaaaataatattatagaaCTTCTgaattaaatgctttaaatctcagatagctttaaaaatctatcttttgttgaaattatttcctttacttacttttttaacctttttcttgaaaagatatttataaaaatcaaattttaaaagtcTACTTAAAcccatttttaatttttaaatattttttaaaaagatttgtaataagcaaaaatattaaatccgAGCTTAACTGCAGCTTACGAAAGACCGTCTTAAACTGAACTGGGCATAATTTCGAAGAGCAACATCATGGCTTGGTTACATAGGTTACCTATATCCTATACCTAACTGTATACCTATATATGTCCAGGGAATTACCAGGCACACCGGCCCAATTTTCACAGGAAAATGtgctgtaaattaaataatcattGGGGCTCCCTTCTAAAAGTACATAGGTGGTACCAAGGTATACCATTGTACCAAAGTCTCTCTAAgttcagaaatatatataaacacataagcttttgataatattaaaaaaaaatatttaaaaatatatatataatataatttaatattaattaatcacacaataatattaactatttattttCGGCTACAGcactttgaaatttatatatatttacacctTTATCACGCAGTTCATTAACTTGTCAAGCTTTCAAAGGCCCCTAAAAGTATATGTCGTAAGATAAATACACTGAAAAATCAGCTCAATAAAATAtgctatattttattttattttatttttttaaatctttgaaAGCTTACCCCAactgcaaaacaaaaaaaaaacaaaagaaatatagGAACCGCGCTGTTCGAAAGTCGGAGAAGAACTGAGGAGTCTGGAGATCTAAAGATATATATCCCAGAGCCCGTATACCCACGAATCAGGCAAACAAAAGACAcgggcaaacaaacaaattgaacAAATAACTGGGTAACTCTCGggtaattaattaatgcaGCCAAAGGAGCCCAAAcgcaaaatttaattaaaatttagcaCGCGCCAATTGAGCAAACAATCGAAACGTAACGGAAACAAtgccacaaaaaataaagaaaataaaagttagAAAATAACGAGCAAAAACGTAAAACAATAAAAGATTCACCGGATGGGAGAACGATGAGGAGCGCGGCTCCAGCAACTCGCTAACATCGGTCTCAGTCTCTGgatatttcgatttcgggtTTCGTGGTCGGTggatatatattcatatatttgttgtttttttgcaatttGCGGGGGCGGTAAAAATAGAAAGGCGGCAACGGTGGCGGCGGGATGGAGAAAGAGGATAACAGATACCAGATATAAGATAtaagttataaaacaaaacagtCGTGGGCAGTGGTTGAGCTGCACACCCACGCACGCACAGGAATAGAATAAAAGGCAGCTCGAACACTGGAAATAACTAGATATACTTTCTAACCAAGAATGgtcattattaaattttttgttaatttttaattaaaaatttttaattgtaatttttaatttgtaaattttaatttgtaaattttaatttgtaattttaaatttgtaattttaaatccGTAATTTGTAAtgtttaatttctaatttttatttttgtattttattttaaaccatAAATGGTTAAGACAAGTCTTAAAAAATCCATCTTTCGATATTTGTACACTACtacattttctctatttattattattttttcgagTGTAAAAAAAAGGACACGCACCGCCCAGATTCGGCGTAGAGTTTACGTGCGTCAGCCAGCGGCGTCCTGACGATGCGCTGCTCTGCAGCTCCGACGCCGACTGCGCTGCCCCGGCTGACTGCACTGCacccgatgatgatgatgctgccgctgctgctacGCCAGCCTCTGCTGCTACCGGCTGGCAGCGACGTCGACTCCAGCCGCGACGCCGcgcactgctgctgctgcttttgttgtggCTCCCGCCTCTGCCACGCCCCCCAGCGGCAACACCACCCACGCCGCCACTGAACTTATCAAAGCTATTGCCCATTTGTTGAACTGCTTTGAGAGCGAAAGAGATGGGTATATAAATTATGCTCAGGCTAAAGGAGGCCGCGCCAGTGAGAGAGAGtcagagagagaaaaggagagagagagagagagcaaaagCTTTTGGCATTGACATTGACCAGTCAGCTGTTGGGTGGCAAATAGAACAAGAAGAAGTACAAGAGGAGGAGAAAGAAGCTGCACTGCCGCTGCAGAAAGTCCCGCAAAAAGTCAGGGTCACATGCACAAGTCCACAGCTGAGGTCGCAATAATAGCACCAAGAATTATGGCCTATATAATactaaacaaattatatatacaatatttaattgactaaaaattttaggaattattgaaataatttaatttaatttctggtGCTAAAACCGCGACCTTGCCTGTCCACCCGCACACATCGATCGCCAATGGGGTAAAATCGGTCATCGATAAACGTTAACAGCGGTTATATTGGTTAGTTATCGGTTAGATTACAAGTgtaaaaatcataattaaaaaaagcgcATAGCATACGTTGCCATCTTGACCCAAATAGAAGCCGacgcgctgctgctgctgtcccgCTGCCGAAGTCGCCGCTGACGTTGACTGCGACTGAGAGTGATGAAAgctgtgttgttgctgctgatgttgctgctgcgatGCTGCAGCGCTGCCCTGAGCGGCCGACTGACGCAGATCCTGATATCCCGATTCTAATTCGGTGTAAGACATATccctgtatttttttttagtgtgtGGGTTAATGTCGAACAaacaaggagaaaaaaaaaaccaaaacaaataacTTGCGagtatttgttatttttgttttcgcctTTTTACATGGccgacacacgcacacactcaaGGCCTCACCGCGTGTTGGCAGCactatgtatatgtatgcgtgcgtgtgtgtttttgtatatatatattttttttaataacaatttttgCGCCTCTCTTGTTTTTCACTTTCTCTTCACCGTTTGTCCTTCGATTTAGCTTCTTCTTGCCGTTTGTCTTGTTCTTGAACGAAAAGTTACGAAAGATTCTCTGCTGTTGCgtttgcttttattatttgcattaatttttgttattatatgTAACTTCacagtgtatatatataaatatgcgtgtgtgtgtaccGGCGGCGGGCAAAGCGTTGCGAGGCAGGAATTAGAACGCGATGCGGGGAAAGTGAGTTATacaagtattttttatttatggttaTTAACTAAGTAGCGCTcgcttttctctctctcgttttttgcatattaaatgttgtttctctttttcgattttgttgtttttcgttatttttttctgttagctCTCTCAACACGCACACCGTCTGTTCCGTTCCGTTTTGGCGAATGTGCCACAGCTTTTTCTACCGCAAACGAAGGAGCTTTTAGCTGCTCTGAAAGTTTTTTGGTggcaaaaaaaagagtaaacagctgattttgactttttgttgttgttatatattttttttaaatttttgatgtGGCCAAACTGTAAcgaaaatttgaaattaaaacgaattaaaaatgaaatttaaataattaaaggaaaaagaataataaggattataaattaattaaaatttaattatatctttattttataatttcctaCAGCTTAgtacttaattattaaaatattaataattttatgtaGTCCCGGAAAACACATTaacgaaatacaaaaattaaaagcaatcgtaaataataaaaaaaattatattaattttgcatttagATTGTTTTATCATTTGCAACCATTTagtttttcataaaaaaaatacaaaaatataaaattaaaaaaataataaaaaaaaaagaatgctgactcaattttgcattagatttttttttataattttcaaccATTTAGTTTtcaatacaaaacaaaaaattgttcatggattcctaaaaatatatatatatactataaatattaaaaaaatctgtacAGTTTCAccatttcaaaaaatatatatacccctttattattttttaacaaaatatcatagagttttataaatttatttatttccttttcaaaatagttaaaaatacttttcattTTGTAATACCAAAGCTTAGATTCTTCCTAGTTTCTTTGTCCTATAAGACTTGATCTTTAAAAGCAAgctataaatttatacaacTGGACAGAGAACTATCCCTATAAGGCCAAGAGTCTCTCCTTAAATGTAATCTTTTTTTTCTATGACTCTACACCTCATTAAAGCCGAACATACTTAGTAATCTCGATCAGCGACGTTTGGGGCTCAATGCGATAAGCTTCTTTCGCTTGCGATCCCTGGAGATGATCTCCATGCGCTCCCTGGTGCTCGTCTGGAAAAATATCAGATGCAGAGTGCGGCTGGCCGAGcagagctgaaaaaaaaaatatatatcaaatgcATATACATTTCTTATGATTTACTCACCTGCTGCAGCAATCGCGCCTTGAGGCGCAGATTACCCGGCTCCTCCGCCTCCAGATCCTTGCCACGAGTCTCCAGGTGCAAATTCAACACAAAGATCAATGTATCCCGGATGGTCTGCACAATCCGCTGGACTTGTTCCGTTTTAAAGAGGCGACGCAGCAGATAGCCCCTTACAGCGGCATTAATCCGCGTGGCTGCCCACTCGCGTTGCTCCTGGACGAGATCCAGCTCGAGATTATCTCTTTGTTCCTGCGGAATTTCCGGTTTCTGAACGAAGAATTTGGAATGTGAAAATTAATTCGAAAATTGTTGTTTGTACAGCCGGTATtgagttttttgttgtttttagtagtttttttgttagtaGTTAAAAATTGGTCCCAGATTTTAAGGCACATCGGTTAGGGCTTCTTGCGCTGCTTGGGTTTAGGAGGAAGTGGAAACAATCGATAGAGTAGAGAATATACAAAGATACATTGGGTTTTATCAAAAACATAAGAGattaatttagat
It encodes:
- the l(1)G0196 gene encoding inositol hexakisphosphate and diphosphoinositol-pentakisphosphate kinase isoform X1, which encodes MEWTWFKDWWRLKKLRSRHQRHKKKLEAAAAAAAEAAAVTAATILPPDSEHHQTTDGSDAAGQESQHNQRRHSLDGGINRRRRGRARDRDRLRRNRLLQRQRRSQSAGVRGQMEAGNPLKMAKNQNEDDDGEYGPFNVSDYEDYGPMHGSDEDSDDFCFCDVCLNGDTDFGDSNDGMDSDTSTSSSNSKQVVVGICAMAKKTQSKPMKEILTRLGEFEFIKLVTFEENVILREPVQNWPTCDCLVSFHSKGFPLEKAIEYAQLRNPFVLNNLHMQYDIQDRRRVYAILEKEGIEIPRYAVLDRDSPDPKHHELIESEDHVEVNGITFNKPFVEKPVSAEDHNIYIYYPTSAGGGSQRLFRKIGSRSSVYSPESRVRKTGSFIYEDFMPTDVYFSGTDVKVYTVGPDYAHAEARKSPALDGKVERDSEGKEIRYPVILNHSEKLISRKVCLAFKQTVCGFDLLRANGKSYVCDVNGFSFVKNSNKYYDDCAKILGNMILRELTPTLHIPWSVPFQLDDPPIVPTTFGKMMELRCVVAVIRHGDRTPKQKMKVEVRHPKFFEIFAKYNGYKLGHVKLKRPKQLQEILDIARFLLSEIHTKAHAEIEEKESKLEQLKNVLEMYGHFSGINRKVQMKYQPKGRPRGSSSDDTNLAADQPAEPSLVLILKWGGELTPAGRIQAEELGRIFRCMYPGGQGRADYSGTQGLGLLRLHSTFRHDLKIYASDEGRVQMTAAAFAKGLLALEGELTPILVQMVKSANTNGLLDNDCDSSKYQNLAKGRLHELMQNDREFTKVDRELINPCNSKSITQALDFVKNPVDCCHHVLLLIRELLHIISIKKDDPKTKDAILYHGETWDLMRCRWEKIEKDFSTKSKLFDISKIPDIYDCIKYDLQHNQHTLQYDQAEELYIYAKNLADIVIPQEYGLTPQEKLAIGQGICSPLLRKIKGDLQHNIDEVEDEFMNRLNPHYSHGVASPQRHVRTRLYFTSESHVHSLLTVLRYGELLNVVTDEQWRRAMDYISMVSELNYMSQIVIMLYEDPTKDPTSEERFHVELHFSPGVNCCVQKNLPPGPGFRPHSHGDNASIVSLKSSEESNPARIEEENDSNSGEEQNGKKRSTGSSDRASPAFGFNRLELRSKQFKSKPIPIGAHHTVSGHEAMDLAKRLNEELASQQQQQQQQQHQQQQQQQGGQQQQQQLRPISPDIRAVSPDCEPRSRSFEQRPSPGVCAKMPDSQVTVSVSASVSSANSSTSSRRQRHSIAGQMSYMKMLGFGGFSKKMATSANSLFSTAVISGSSSAPNLRDMIPVSSSGFGDVPPIRPLETLHNALSLRKLDGFLQDMILAQIFKTPTGSPPRGFESTAVVAAANMPEVSSMSMTTVAKDAFGQGGSESGSRIEPVEVTEEKFKLWQTQPPECLLLAAQEPDEYLQDVEMKSLQPSLDITMEIMEEAAPVSFEPMNQDSLEAGEEGAVGGIFLSVCEEQGSGSTCLTPVSFGMDLDLSMVANKGSMTLSMDGFEDDEDATLSAATTPSLPADSCEPRLETCYCCPSHADGPPEVDTDDPRYGFALPVRVTQASPEHGRPSPGARRAHDPVSPRIQKQISLFEGGGGGGSGGGGVGGVAQEKSDSTGGGGAAILHASINLPAAGAQHLRQDARLRKFENLTQSTSNSNFPFESNTLKRVPMQATGGDYANVSHTQSCINLKSGSSGVLAGGSPQHQQRGGGGEAGSAGAGAGAGPAERDRGRTQPAPVPALYGRMANACCSSASASASASPSPSPSPSPGALIVKERFIEPPKRGIVRGYHAKTQSMDADFLFNEFLLLPAMAPAKLSFDSSDIDKASDDEASCSASSASKKRHS